The following proteins are encoded in a genomic region of Struthio camelus isolate bStrCam1 chromosome 3, bStrCam1.hap1, whole genome shotgun sequence:
- the SLC30A10 gene encoding calcium/manganese antiporter SLC30A10 isoform X1: MGRYSGKTCRLIFMLVLTAGFFVAELVSGYMGNSIALVSDSFNMLSDLISLCVGLSTGRIARRSRRGPRATYGYSRAEAVGALSNAVFLTALCFTIFVEAVLRLARPERIDDAELVLIVGALGLAVNLVGLLVFQDWAACCRRRRRPPPPPAAEPPEAAAAEPPEAAAAEPPEAAAGAAGALRLQRSLASPRLCSASRLGRVWVTYTQHSVSSLNAGDSPNDQKRPDGGFERKTEKKSEALNIRGVLLHVMGDALGSVVVVITATIFHILPLRADAPCNWQCYIDPSLTVIMVLIILSSAFPLIKETSIILLQMVPKGVNMQLLTDKLAHVPGVSSLHEVHVWELAGGKNIATLHVKCQTSTDYQDAAYKIRKVFHEAGIHSVTIQPEYLDYKTSQLLCSSPCISKACDSQLCCSQQETSLPQANGYAEKNDSGLSAPHKDNSSSKNDVEIPIEYPLTEDSVKNMKNCTMSDNKSQLSSTRF; this comes from the exons ATGGGGCGGTACTCGGGCAAGACCTGCCGCCTCATCTTCATGCTGGTGCTCACCGCCGGCTTCTTCGTGGCCGAGCTGGTGTCGGGCTACATGGGCAACTCCATCGCGCTGGTGTCCGACTCCTTCAACATGCTCTCGGACCTCATCTCGCTCTGCGTGGGCCTCTCCACGGGGCGCAtcgcccgccgcagccgccgcgggccccgcgccACCTACGGCTACAGCCGCGCCGAGGCGGTGGGGGCGCTCAGCAACGCCGTCTTCCTCACCGCCCTCTGCTTCACCATCTTCGTGGAGGCCGTGctccgcctcgcccgccccgagcgcATCGACGACGCCGAGCTGGTGCTCATCGTCGGCGCCCTCGGCCTCGCCGTCAACCTCGTGGGGCTCCTCGTCTTCCAGGACTGGgccgcctgctgccgccgccgccgccgcccgccgccgcccccggccgcggagccccccgaggccgccgccgcggagccccccgaggccgccgccgcggagccccccgaggccgccgccggcgcAGCAGGTGCCCTTCGGCTGCAGCGCAGCCTCGCCTCGCCCCGGCTTTGCAGCGCGTCCCGGCTGGGAcgtgtgtgggt aaCTTATACACAACACAGCGTTTCTTCTTTGAATGCAGGTGATTCACCAAACGACCAAAAGAGGCCTGATGGGGGGTttgagaggaaaacagagaaaaagtccGAAGCCTTGAACATCAGAG GTGTTCTTTTGCATGTTATGGGAGATGCACTTGGATCTGTGGTCGTGGTAATTACAGCTACAATCTTTCATATACTTCCTCTGCGGGCTGATGCTCCATGTAACTGGCAGTGCTACATCGATCCAAGCCTGACTGTAATTATGGTGTTGATCATTTTGTCTTCTGCATTCCCGCTTATCAAAGAGACCTCGATTATTTTGTTGCAGATGGTTCCCAAAGGTGTTAATATGCAACTACTGA CTGACAAACTAGCTCATGTACCAGGGGTTAGCAGCCTTCATGAGGTGCATGTCTGGGAGCTTGCAGGTGGGAAGAATATTGCTACTCTTCATGTCAAGTGCCAAACCTCTACTGATTACCAAGATGCTGCTTATAAAATACGGAAGGTTTTCCATGAAGCAGGGATCCATTCAGTGACCATCCAACCAGAGTACCTTGACTACAAGACCTCCCAGCTCCTGTGCAGCTCACCCTGCATCTCAAAAGCCTGTGactctcagctctgctgcagtcAGCAGGAGACATCGCTCCCTCAAGCCAATGGCTATGCTGAGAAAAATGATAGTGGCCTTTCTGCACCGCATAAAGACAATAGTTCAAGTAAAAATGATGTTGAAATCCCTATTGAGTACCCACTGACAGAGGATAgtgttaaaaacatgaaaaattgtaCAATGTCTGATAACAAATCACAGCTGAGCAGTACACGATTTTAA
- the SLC30A10 gene encoding calcium/manganese antiporter SLC30A10 isoform X3 has translation MGRYSGRSSRLILMCVVSLVLFAVEISVAYLGNSLSLASDAFAVLSHFVSMIIGLVGVRFSRIRWHKANTYGFSRADVLGAFGNSVFATALMLSVFIEAIKRYLNPQKTEKTLLVLIVGLAGLFFNVLNYVIFMDCCYCRAPQGDIETGDSPNDQKRPDGGFERKTEKKSEALNIRGVLLHVMGDALGSVVVVITATIFHILPLRADAPCNWQCYIDPSLTVIMVLIILSSAFPLIKETSIILLQMVPKGVNMQLLTDKLAHVPGVSSLHEVHVWELAGGKNIATLHVKCQTSTDYQDAAYKIRKVFHEAGIHSVTIQPEYLDYKTSQLLCSSPCISKACDSQLCCSQQETSLPQANGYAEKNDSGLSAPHKDNSSSKNDVEIPIEYPLTEDSVKNMKNCTMSDNKSQLSSTRF, from the exons atggGCCGCTACTCAGGGAGGAGCAGCAGGCTCATCCTCATGTGCGTTGTGAGCCTTGTGCTTTTCGCTGTTGAGATCTCAGTAGCGTACCTTGGCAATTCTCTTAGCTTAGCTTCAGATGCCTTTGCTGTCCTGTCTCACTTTGTCTCCATGATCATTGGTTTAGTCGGCGTTAGGTTCAGCCGCATCAGATGGCACAAAGCTAACACTTACGGCTTCTCCCGGGCGGATGTGCTGGGAGCCTTTGGCAACTCTGTTTTTGCCACCGCTTTGATGCTCAGCGTCTTCATTGAGGCAATCAAGAGGTATCTCAATCCtcagaagactgaaaaaacattGCTCGTCCTCATTGTTGGGCTCGCAGGTCTGTTCTTCAATGTGTTAAACTATGTTATCTTCATGGACTGCTGTTACTGTCGTGCACCCCAAGGAGACATTGAAACAG GTGATTCACCAAACGACCAAAAGAGGCCTGATGGGGGGTttgagaggaaaacagagaaaaagtccGAAGCCTTGAACATCAGAG GTGTTCTTTTGCATGTTATGGGAGATGCACTTGGATCTGTGGTCGTGGTAATTACAGCTACAATCTTTCATATACTTCCTCTGCGGGCTGATGCTCCATGTAACTGGCAGTGCTACATCGATCCAAGCCTGACTGTAATTATGGTGTTGATCATTTTGTCTTCTGCATTCCCGCTTATCAAAGAGACCTCGATTATTTTGTTGCAGATGGTTCCCAAAGGTGTTAATATGCAACTACTGA CTGACAAACTAGCTCATGTACCAGGGGTTAGCAGCCTTCATGAGGTGCATGTCTGGGAGCTTGCAGGTGGGAAGAATATTGCTACTCTTCATGTCAAGTGCCAAACCTCTACTGATTACCAAGATGCTGCTTATAAAATACGGAAGGTTTTCCATGAAGCAGGGATCCATTCAGTGACCATCCAACCAGAGTACCTTGACTACAAGACCTCCCAGCTCCTGTGCAGCTCACCCTGCATCTCAAAAGCCTGTGactctcagctctgctgcagtcAGCAGGAGACATCGCTCCCTCAAGCCAATGGCTATGCTGAGAAAAATGATAGTGGCCTTTCTGCACCGCATAAAGACAATAGTTCAAGTAAAAATGATGTTGAAATCCCTATTGAGTACCCACTGACAGAGGATAgtgttaaaaacatgaaaaattgtaCAATGTCTGATAACAAATCACAGCTGAGCAGTACACGATTTTAA
- the SLC30A10 gene encoding calcium/manganese antiporter SLC30A10 isoform X2, translating to MGRYSGKTCRLIFMLVLTAGFFVAELVSGYMGNSIALVSDSFNMLSDLISLCVGLSTGRIARRSRRGPRATYGYSRAEAVGALSNAVFLTALCFTIFVEAVLRLARPERIDDAELVLIVGALGLAVNLVGLLVFQDWAACCRRRRRPPPPPAAEPPEAAAAEPPEAAAAEPPEAAAGAAGDSPNDQKRPDGGFERKTEKKSEALNIRGVLLHVMGDALGSVVVVITATIFHILPLRADAPCNWQCYIDPSLTVIMVLIILSSAFPLIKETSIILLQMVPKGVNMQLLTDKLAHVPGVSSLHEVHVWELAGGKNIATLHVKCQTSTDYQDAAYKIRKVFHEAGIHSVTIQPEYLDYKTSQLLCSSPCISKACDSQLCCSQQETSLPQANGYAEKNDSGLSAPHKDNSSSKNDVEIPIEYPLTEDSVKNMKNCTMSDNKSQLSSTRF from the exons ATGGGGCGGTACTCGGGCAAGACCTGCCGCCTCATCTTCATGCTGGTGCTCACCGCCGGCTTCTTCGTGGCCGAGCTGGTGTCGGGCTACATGGGCAACTCCATCGCGCTGGTGTCCGACTCCTTCAACATGCTCTCGGACCTCATCTCGCTCTGCGTGGGCCTCTCCACGGGGCGCAtcgcccgccgcagccgccgcgggccccgcgccACCTACGGCTACAGCCGCGCCGAGGCGGTGGGGGCGCTCAGCAACGCCGTCTTCCTCACCGCCCTCTGCTTCACCATCTTCGTGGAGGCCGTGctccgcctcgcccgccccgagcgcATCGACGACGCCGAGCTGGTGCTCATCGTCGGCGCCCTCGGCCTCGCCGTCAACCTCGTGGGGCTCCTCGTCTTCCAGGACTGGgccgcctgctgccgccgccgccgccgcccgccgccgcccccggccgcggagccccccgaggccgccgccgcggagccccccgaggccgccgccgcggagccccccgaggccgccgccggcgcAGCAG GTGATTCACCAAACGACCAAAAGAGGCCTGATGGGGGGTttgagaggaaaacagagaaaaagtccGAAGCCTTGAACATCAGAG GTGTTCTTTTGCATGTTATGGGAGATGCACTTGGATCTGTGGTCGTGGTAATTACAGCTACAATCTTTCATATACTTCCTCTGCGGGCTGATGCTCCATGTAACTGGCAGTGCTACATCGATCCAAGCCTGACTGTAATTATGGTGTTGATCATTTTGTCTTCTGCATTCCCGCTTATCAAAGAGACCTCGATTATTTTGTTGCAGATGGTTCCCAAAGGTGTTAATATGCAACTACTGA CTGACAAACTAGCTCATGTACCAGGGGTTAGCAGCCTTCATGAGGTGCATGTCTGGGAGCTTGCAGGTGGGAAGAATATTGCTACTCTTCATGTCAAGTGCCAAACCTCTACTGATTACCAAGATGCTGCTTATAAAATACGGAAGGTTTTCCATGAAGCAGGGATCCATTCAGTGACCATCCAACCAGAGTACCTTGACTACAAGACCTCCCAGCTCCTGTGCAGCTCACCCTGCATCTCAAAAGCCTGTGactctcagctctgctgcagtcAGCAGGAGACATCGCTCCCTCAAGCCAATGGCTATGCTGAGAAAAATGATAGTGGCCTTTCTGCACCGCATAAAGACAATAGTTCAAGTAAAAATGATGTTGAAATCCCTATTGAGTACCCACTGACAGAGGATAgtgttaaaaacatgaaaaattgtaCAATGTCTGATAACAAATCACAGCTGAGCAGTACACGATTTTAA